The Streptomyces sp. NBC_00459 DNA segment GAGGCGAACCGGGTGCCCGGCCGGATGTGGGCCAGGGCGGCGGCCAGTTCGCCGGTCAGTACGCCCTCTTCGAAGACCGGGCCGAGTTCGTACGACGCCGGGACGATCACCGTGTCGGCGGTGGCCAGGGTCTCCGGGCCGTGGGCGACCTCGATGGCGAAGTCGGCGTCGGTCTCGACCGGGCCCGGCGGCCGGATCGAGCAGGTCACGACCTCGTACAGGTGCCGGCGCCGGGCGTCCCGGGGGCGGCCGAAGATGCGGTGCGGGATACCCAGCTCGAAGGGAAGCACGCCGTCGAGGGCGAGGACGACCACGCGGTGCGGGCGGAAGTCCGGGTCCGGCTGGGTGTCTTTCCGCGACAGGGGCATGGCCCGATCCTAGCGAATGCTGGCCTTCCGGCCACTCGATCGGGGAGTGCGCAGGTCGGAAGCTTGACGGTGTGACGACGACCTCCAGACAGACCGCTGATGCCTTCGACGACGCCTCCGGCCGGCTCCGGAAGGCCGGCCCGACCCCGCGCATCCCCATCCACCGGGCCTGGTTCGTCGCCGCCGTCGCGTTCGTGACGATCATCGGCGCCGCCGCCTTCCGCTCCCTGCCCGGGCTGCTCATCGATCCGCTCCACGATCAGTTCGACTGGTCGCGTGGCACGATCGGCGCCGCCGTCTCCATCAACCTCGCGCTCTACGGGCTCACCGCCCCCTTCGCCGCCGCGCTGATGGACCGCTTCGGCATCCGGCGGGTCGTCGCGGTCGCCCTCGCGGTCATCGCGCTCGGTTCCGGCCTGACCGTGTGGATGACGGCGGCCTGGCAACTGATGCTGTGCTGGGGCCTGTTGGTCGGCCTGGGCACCGGTTCGATGGCGCTCGCCTTCGCGGCCACGGTCACCAACCGCTGGTTCACCGAGCGCCGGGGCCTGGTGACGGGCATCCTGACCGCCGCCTCGGCCTCCGGTCAGCTGATCTTCCTGCCGCTGCTGTCGTGGATCATCGAGACCCGCGGCTGGCGCCCGGCGGCGGTGACGGTGTCCCTGGCGGCCCTGACGGTCATCCCCTTCGTCTGGCTGCTGCTGCGCGACCACCCGGCGGACGTGGGCCTGAAGCCGTACGGGGCAAAGGAGTTCGTACCGAAGCCGGCCCCCGTGCAGGGCGCCGCGCGGCGAACGGTCCAGGTGCTGCTCTCAGCGGTGCGCACCGGCCCGTTCTGGCTCCTGGCGGGCACCTTCGCGATCTGCGGCGCCTCCACCAACGGCCTGATCCAGACCCACTTCGTGCCCGCCGCCCACGACCACGGCATGCCCATCACGGCCGCCGCCTCACTGCTCGCCGTCGTCGGGGTCTTCGACGTGGTCGGCACGATCGCCTCCGGCTGGTTCACCGACCGCTACGACCCGCGCAGACTGTTGGCCGTCTACTACGCGCTGCGGGGCGTCTCGCTCCTGTTCCTGCCTGTGCTGCTGGGGCCCTCGGTCCACCCACCGATGATCTTCTTCATCGTCTTCTACGGCCTCGACTGGGTCGCCACGGTCCCGCCCACCGTCGCCCTGTGCCGCGAGCACTACGGAGACGACAGCGCG contains these protein-coding regions:
- a CDS encoding MFS transporter translates to MTTTSRQTADAFDDASGRLRKAGPTPRIPIHRAWFVAAVAFVTIIGAAAFRSLPGLLIDPLHDQFDWSRGTIGAAVSINLALYGLTAPFAAALMDRFGIRRVVAVALAVIALGSGLTVWMTAAWQLMLCWGLLVGLGTGSMALAFAATVTNRWFTERRGLVTGILTAASASGQLIFLPLLSWIIETRGWRPAAVTVSLAALTVIPFVWLLLRDHPADVGLKPYGAKEFVPKPAPVQGAARRTVQVLLSAVRTGPFWLLAGTFAICGASTNGLIQTHFVPAAHDHGMPITAAASLLAVVGVFDVVGTIASGWFTDRYDPRRLLAVYYALRGVSLLFLPVLLGPSVHPPMIFFIVFYGLDWVATVPPTVALCREHYGDDSAIVFGWVLASHQVGAALVAFLGGMARDVFGAYDVVWYASGALCAAAALMALVIRRRGPARVVGAPA